The Rhizoctonia solani chromosome 4, complete sequence genome contains a region encoding:
- a CDS encoding salicylate hydroxylase, with amino-acid sequence MSPRIAIIGAGPGGLTLACILARHSIIPTVFEREPSPDCRQQGGTLDLHTHSGQQALRDAGLWDQFLKHARYDAQTAKVVLKSGDIVFEDGPDEDKESAGSRPEIDRTALRNILLESFGISNVKWDHALASVEPTDDHKHDLHFKNGQVEVGFDLVVGADGAWSRVRPRVTSIAPFYSGVSAIEYNISNPTGPRFDYINGLVGKGSMFSFSDQKNITAQRQGTGSIRIYTAFAMSNVGPDWLNNTFNPNDVIATKAKVLTFYEDWDPRLRDFIQLADDNFIAFRPMYMHPIEHTWEPCLGLTLLGDAAHLMTPYAGEGVNITMWDSLELAKKIVEGTKSGDLNRTVREYETDMFKRSSESKKRTDRNKVALFSKDFPKSMDAVIDEMRGGGLESN; translated from the coding sequence ATGTCTCCCCGTATTGCTATCATTGGCGCTGGTCCCGGGGGCCTAACACTCGCCTGTATCCTCGCCCGACACTCAATCATCCCTACGGTTTTCGAGCGCGAACCATCCCCCGATTGTCGTCAACAGGGCGGAACGCTTGATCTCCACACCCACTCGGGCCAGCAAGCATTGCGAGACGCTGGACTATGGGACCAGTTTCTAAAACACGCTCGCTACGATGCTCAGACCGCGAAAGTTGTCCTCAAGTCGGGCGATATAGTCTTCGAGGATGGTCCCGATGAAGATAAAGAAAGTGCCGGCTCTCGTCCCGAAATCGATCGCACGGCCCTGCGCAACATTCTTCTGGAGTCCTTTGGCATCAGTAACGTCAAATGGGATCATGCTCTTGCATCCGTAGAGCCCACGGACGACCATAAGCACGACCTACACTTTAAGAATGGCCAAGTCGAAGTTGGTTTCGACCTCGTTGTTGGCGCCGACGGGGCTTGGTCTCGTGTACGCCCTCGCGTCACATCAATCGCGCCCTTCTATTCCGGCGTCTCTGCAATCGAGTACAATATCTCGAATCCAACTGGCCCTCGCTTCGACTATATTAATGGCCTAGTTGGTAAAGGAAGCATGTTCTCCTTCAGCGATCAGAAGAATATCACGGCGCAGAGACAGGGGACTGGCAGCATCCGTATATACACCGCTTTCGCTATGAGCAATGTCGGGCCCGATTGGCTCAACAACACATTCAATCCAAACGACGTAATCGCTACCAAGGCGAAGGTCTTGACCTTTTATGAAGATTGGGACCCCCGTCTCCGAGATTTTATTCAGTTGGCGGATGACAACTTTATTGCCTTCCGACCCATGTATATGCACCCTATCGAACATACTTGGGAGCCTTGTCTGGGACTAACGCTTTTGGGTGACGCGGCGCATTTGATGACTCCTTACGCGGGGGAAGGAGTGAATATCACTATGTGGGATAGCCTCGAACTGGCGAAAAAGATCGTCGAAGGTACAAAGTCGGGTGATTTGAACCGGACAGTGCGAGAGTACGAAACCGACATGTTCAAGCGAAGCTCTGAATCTAAAAAGAGGACCGATAGGAATAAAGTAGCACTTTTCAGTAAGGATTTTCCGAAATCGATGGATGCGGTTATTGATGAAATGAGAGGAGGTGGTCTAGAGTCGAACTAG
- a CDS encoding xenotropic and polytropic retrovirus receptor 1 — MKFARYLEDTQIPEWKKAYIDYRGLKKKIAVVKRANEAAQERNSDSRVRIHDQARSSITEPSPGTSALRRRNYGAVGRTPPNAIGRTPPGANGRTPSITIGRTSGGAGSLLGEQQTRHSISEHVPHVLTPPAAANRSVKSARFRLSTDELGPDFELPPAMTSMDSLKDGTIVSHVTSNSTGAETRRALPSRVFSGTLSIVQSRNSTMKQSYEQTGLNDTPISVPAPASVRSNAETRATPRNPFSGMRRRFTTTSRHNDIGYSPPETIQELLAGIGPNELAFFAALDQEIDKVEAFYSERERDAQFKVAALKEQFHELRGHKQLSSVGNEGLWPGFLHLLDSINIASIPIPGQPNAGKSADASAKTETPLSNPQAHVSSSIAHDPDAYQRAKKKLKKAVLDGLELLQNYRILNMTGFRKALKKFDKTAKMSTQNLYMREKIEPCKFASGDTCSGLLKEIERIYATRFEKGNEKKARVRLRATNRQSTHHFSTFRSGMLIGLALPALAMGIYYSLQEERRELIPEWAALLQVYAALCIPVIFSLLLGLNLVAWARARINFIFIFELDARTVIDAREYIELPAFLFATLAYAFWLSFSRAGAETVAPTSWPIMWLGLTAVVLLNPFPIFHRSARWWLLRTVGKLFVSGRTRVEFTDFWMGDQFCSLVYTMGNLYFLVCAYADHWHHIEQRCQLGPHWTIPLVLTALPSLIRLVQCVRRYVDSKNHIHLINGGKYTASIVSYIAYYGWRHYGSNRDFRMGVWILFATINSCYTSYWDLMMDWSVLQVKGVQYKFLRKELAYSNHILAYYVAIVTNVVLRFIWIWYIPSGGLPAGTRAFMFAILEMLRRVQWNFFRLENEHIGNADQFRVTREVPLPYVFTGDRDSDDEDHGAERPTRKLSVRLPVMSKDSSTDVEAEGQ; from the exons ATGAAGTTTGCAAG ATATCTTGAAGACACGCAG ATACCAGAATGGAAGAAGGCCTATAT AGACTATCGAGGTCTCAAGAAGAAGATAGCTGTCGTTAAAAGGGCGAATGAAGCTGCACAGGAAAGGAATTCCGACTCCCGTGTACGAATACACGATCAAGCACGTTCGTCTATTACAGAACCAAGTCCTGGTACTTCAGCCCTTCGGCGAAGAAATTATGGGGCTGTTGGGCGTACTCCTCCCAACGCAATCGGTCGTACCCCGCCTGGCGCTAATGGACGCACTCCCTCGATTACTATAGGCCGCACTTCGGGAGGTGCAGGCAGTCTGCTCGGCGAACAGCAGACAAGGCACTCCATTTCAGAGCATGTACCACACGTTCTCACACCTCCAGCTGCGGCAAACCGGTCTGTAAAATCAGCTCGCTTCCGCTTAAGCACCGACGAGCTGGGACCGGATTTCGAGTTGCCCCCAGCAATGACAAGTATGGATTCTCTCAAGGATGGGACAATTGTATCTCATGTCACTTCGAATTCCACTGGGGCAGAAACTCGAAGGGCGCTTCCTAGTCGGGTTTTCAGCGGAACG TTATCAATAGTGCAAAGTCGCAATAGCACAATGAAGCAATCTTATGAACAAACAGGGCTCAATGATACGCCCATTTCTGTACCAGCTCCTGCGTCTGTCAGATCAAATGCCGAAACGAGGGCAACCCCCCGTAATCCTTTTAGTGGTATGAGGCGACGTTTCACGACAACCTCACGCCACA ATGATATTGGTTATTCACCACCAGAGACCATCCAAGAGTTGTTAGCAGGGATAGGTCCCAACGAGTTAGCATTCTTCGCGGCGCTGGATCAAGAGATAGACAAGGTCGAAGCCTTTTATTCAGAGCGCGAACGAGATGCCCAATTCAAGGTAGCCGCGCTTAAAGAACAATTCCACGAGTTACGAGGGCATAAACAACTAAGCAGT GTCGGAAATGAAGGACTTTGGCCTGGATTCCTTCATCTCCTCGATTCGATCAATATAGCATCCATACCTATTCCAGGTCAACCCAACGCGGGGAAGTCTGCAGACGCATCCGCCAAGACTGAAACACCACTATCCAACCCGCAAGCACACGTTAGTAGCAGTATTGCACATGATCCAGATGCCTACCAGCGCGCAAAGAAAAAACTTAAGAAAGCCGTTTTAGA TGGCTTGGAGCTTCTACAAAACTACAGA ATTTTGAATATGACCGGATTTCGCAAAG CGCTCAAAAAGTTTGACAAGACTGCGAAG ATGTCCACTCAAAACCTATACATGCGTGAAAAGATCGAGCCATGCAAATTTGCGTCTGGCGATACCTGTAGTGGCTTATTGAAGGAGATCGAAAGGATATATGCAACGCGATTTG AGAAGGGAAATGAAAAGAAGGCTCGTGTTAGGTTGCGTGCTACTAATCGGCAAAGCACGCATCATTTTAGCACATTCAGATCCGGTATGCTGATCGGCTTAGCATTACCGGCCCTTGCTATGGGCATATATTACT CCCTACAAGAGGAACGACGCGAATTAATACCGGAGTGGGCTGCTTTACTCCAAGTGTATGCTGCTCTATGTATACCGGTCATATTTTCACTTCTACTCGGGCTGAACTTGGTCGCATGGGCTCGCGCTCGCATCAatttcatcttcatcttcgaGTTGGACGCTCGAACTGTGATCGATGCCAGAGAGTACATTGAG CTTCCGGCTTTCCTTTTCGCCACACTCGCATACGCGTTCTGGCTATCATTTTCTCGTGCAGGGGCTGAGACGGTGGCTCCTACGAGTTGGCCAATTATGTGGCTTGGCCTGACTGCGGTAGTTTTGCTAAATCCGTTCCCTATTTTTCATCGATCGGCGCGGTGGTGGCTTCTCAGAACAGTAGGAAAGCTCTTTGTTAGCGGGAGAACGCGGGTCGAATTTACAGACTTTTGGATGGGTGATCAATTCTGCTCGTTGGTATATACCATGGGCAATTTGT ACTTCCTGGTCTGTGCGTACGCTGACCATTGGCATCACATTGAACAACGATGTCAACTCGGGCCACATTGGACCATTCCACTCGTGCTGACAGCACTTCCCTCCCTGATTCGGTTGGTTCAGTGTGTTCGACGATACGTTGATAGCAAGAACCATATCCATCTCATCAAT GGTGGCAAATACACTGCCAGTATAGTCAGCTATATCGCGTACTATGGGTGGAGACATTATG GGAGTAACCGTGATTTCCGCATGGGGGTATGGATCCTATTTGCGACGATTAATTCATGCTACACGTCATACTGG GATCTCATGATGGACTGGAGTGTCCTACAAGTTAAGGGTGTGCAGTACAAGTTCCTGCGAAAGGAATTGGCTTATTCGAACCACATTCTG GCTTACTACGTCGCGATT GTGACTAATGTAGTTCTCCGCTTTATTTGGATTTGGTATATACCCAGCGGTGGTTTGCCAGCTGGGACAAGAGCATTCATGTTTGCGATTTTGGAGATGCTACGAAGAGTGCAATGGAACTTCT TCCGTCTGGAAAACGAGCATATCGGTAATGCTGATCAATTCCGTGTAACTCGAGAGGTGCCGCTTCCATACGTATTCACCGGCGACAGAGATTCGGATGATGAGGACCATGGAGCTGAGCGCCCGACTCGAAAGCTTTCGGTCCGACTTCCAGTAATGAGTAAAGATAGTAGTACAGATGTAGAAGCCGAGGGGCAATGA